The genomic DNA ACCACCACGCGCACAACGCGAAGCTGGTGGGCTCGCACATCGGCAGCTACCCCACGCTGAGCGTGGCCATCTGGAACAAGCTGAGCCCCAGTGACCGGCGGGCCTACGCGCTGGCGCGCAACGGCTTCACCATCTTGTTCGCGTACCTGACCGTGTTCCTCATTGGGATGTGCGTCTCGCCGCTGCGCCGTGACGCGCGCCGCAACCGCTCAGCGTGGGCTGCGCTCGGGCTGCACGTGGTGCTCGCGGCGCTGGCGTTTGCGCTGGGTGGCGCCGAGGGGCTGCTGCTGGGGTTCCTCTTCCCGCTGAACGTGGCGTTCGTGACGGGTGCGTACCTGTTCTACGCGCAGCACAACTTCGAGGGCGTGAAGCTGCGCGGGCGGCACGAGTGGGAGTTCACGCGCGCGGCGCTCGAGGCGTCCAGCTACATGCCCATGGGCCCCGCCATGCGCTGGTTCACGGCCGACATCGGGTACCACCACGTGCACCACCTCAACTCGCGCATCCCGTTCTACCGGCTGGCCGAGGCCATGGACGCCATCCCCGAGCTGCAGCACCCGGGCGTCACGCGCCTCCGTCCGCGCGACGTGTGGGCATGCCTGGGGCTCAAGCTGTGGGACGCAGAGGCGCAGCAGATGGTGCCGTTTCCGCGTGGTGCGAGCGCGGGCTCTGCCGCAGGGCCCGACACACGGTCTCCCGTCGCAGCCCCGTGATCTCACCCAGCACCCCGAGCGAAGCCCAGACCGGGCGCTGACCACCCAGGAGCTGCAGCGTGGCGGCCAGGCGCTCCCGGGCGCTCGCGATGGCGCGCAGCGTGGCCCACTCGGCCACACGGTCGGCGATGCGCTCGTAGACCGCCAGCGTGCGCATCACGGACGGCGGGTGCTGCACCAGCGCGTCGGCCAGCAGCGCCTGCGGCGCGAAGCAGACCTGCGTGGGGCCCATGGCCTGGCACTCGTCCGACCAGCCGTCTTGGGCGTGCGCGCGGCGCTGCGCGAAGGCCTCTCCCGCGGGCACCACGTCGAACACCATGGCGGGGGCGTCACGCATG from Sandaracinaceae bacterium includes the following:
- a CDS encoding Crp/Fnr family transcriptional regulator encodes the protein MPALIDCPARYALPTLTEHGCARCPLIPVRVEKGQRLPRLLDQPGALSFVAQGTVTRARHMRDAPAMVFDVVPAGEAFAQRRAHAQDGWSDECQAMGPTQVCFAPQALLADALVQHPPSVMRTLAVYERIADRVAEWATLRAIASARERLAATLQLLGGQRPVWASLGVLGEITGLRRETVCRALRQSPRSHHAETAPSAAPLRPTA
- a CDS encoding fatty acid desaturase — protein: MDMEATDAPGERSGNALVRASRAFAEEDVRESTRVTITTLAIIAALWVVHALVPIWVKPLSGLVLGLTLVRGFVLFHDYEHGAILRGQAWAKPVYDAFGLLVLTPPKVWRDTHNYHHAHNAKLVGSHIGSYPTLSVAIWNKLSPSDRRAYALARNGFTILFAYLTVFLIGMCVSPLRRDARRNRSAWAALGLHVVLAALAFALGGAEGLLLGFLFPLNVAFVTGAYLFYAQHNFEGVKLRGRHEWEFTRAALEASSYMPMGPAMRWFTADIGYHHVHHLNSRIPFYRLAEAMDAIPELQHPGVTRLRPRDVWACLGLKLWDAEAQQMVPFPRGASAGSAAGPDTRSPVAAP